In a single window of the Veillonella sp. genome:
- the dpaL gene encoding diaminopropionate ammonia-lyase, whose amino-acid sequence MDRIQWKRNTMAPSSDKFLSVMDVREIKKAKAFHESFPQYSVTPLVSLEKLADYIGVNSLFVKDESYRFGLNAFKVLGGSYAMAKYVAQQTGKNVEDVPYDVLTSPQLKDEFGQATFFTATDGNHGRGVAWAANKLGQKAVVFMPKGSTEYRRKQIENEGATVTIEEFNYDECVRLATKKSKEVPNGVVVQDTAWEGYEEIPNWIMQGYGTMAMETAEQLEAANCKVPTHVVVQAGVGSLAGSVVGYFTNLYSNAAKKPKLVVVEAQAAACLYKGAVADDGNPRIVEGDLDTIMAGLACGEPNTVSWDILRNHADVFVSAPDWVARLGMRVGGAPIKGDTPITTGESGAVPLGLVTAIMTMPEYEDLRKELELDASSKVLCFSTEGDTDPERYKNIMWYGEDR is encoded by the coding sequence ATGGACCGAATTCAGTGGAAACGTAATACGATGGCACCATCTAGTGACAAGTTCTTGTCCGTTATGGATGTTAGAGAAATTAAGAAAGCAAAAGCGTTTCATGAAAGTTTTCCACAATATAGTGTAACTCCACTAGTATCGCTAGAAAAATTAGCAGATTATATCGGTGTTAATTCTCTCTTTGTAAAAGATGAATCTTACCGCTTTGGCCTAAATGCCTTTAAAGTATTAGGCGGCTCTTATGCAATGGCAAAATATGTAGCTCAACAAACGGGTAAAAATGTTGAAGATGTACCATATGATGTGTTAACTTCTCCACAATTAAAAGATGAATTCGGACAAGCTACATTCTTTACAGCTACTGATGGTAACCACGGTCGAGGCGTAGCTTGGGCTGCTAATAAATTAGGTCAAAAAGCAGTAGTATTCATGCCTAAAGGCTCTACAGAATATCGTAGAAAACAAATTGAAAATGAAGGTGCTACCGTAACAATTGAAGAATTTAACTACGATGAATGTGTACGGTTAGCAACTAAAAAATCTAAAGAAGTTCCAAATGGTGTTGTAGTTCAAGACACCGCTTGGGAAGGTTACGAAGAAATTCCAAACTGGATCATGCAAGGCTATGGCACAATGGCTATGGAAACAGCAGAACAGTTAGAAGCTGCAAACTGCAAGGTACCAACTCATGTAGTGGTACAAGCTGGTGTAGGTTCTTTAGCAGGTTCTGTAGTAGGCTACTTTACTAATTTATATAGCAATGCAGCTAAGAAGCCTAAATTAGTAGTTGTAGAAGCTCAAGCAGCAGCTTGCTTATACAAAGGGGCTGTAGCTGATGATGGTAATCCTCGTATCGTTGAGGGTGATTTAGATACAATCATGGCAGGTTTAGCTTGTGGCGAACCAAATACAGTTTCTTGGGATATTTTAAGAAACCATGCGGATGTATTCGTATCTGCTCCTGATTGGGTAGCAAGACTTGGAATGCGCGTTGGTGGGGCACCAATTAAAGGTGACACACCAATTACGACCGGTGAATCTGGTGCAGTTCCACTAGGTCTTGTAACGGCAATTATGACAATGCCAGAATATGAAGACTTACGCAAGGAATTAGAATTAGATGCGTCTTCAAAGGTGCTCTGCTTCTCCACTGAAGGTGATACAGACCCTGAAAGATATAAAAACATTATGTGGTACGGTGAAGATCGTTAG
- a CDS encoding YgeY family selenium metabolism-linked hydrolase: MDLQAIKQAAATYGPAMTKFLREIVAFPGESAEEKEHVQRIEKEMKDLGFDEVEVDPMGNILGYMGTGKTLIAFDAHIDTVGIGNRDNWNFDPYEGFEDETKIGGRGVSDQLGGIVSAVYGAKIMKDLGLLSDKYRVLVVGTVQEEDCDGLCWEYMIKERNIRPEFVVSTEPTDGGIYRGQRGRMEIRVDVQGVSCHGSAPERGDNAIYKMADILQDIRELNANSADESTKIKGLVKMLDPKFNPDHYEEARFLGRGTVTTSQIFYTSPSRCAVADSCSVSLDRRMTAGETWQSCLAEIEALPHVKEYGAKVSMYEYARPSWTGLTYPIECYFPTWVIPKDHKVTEALEEAYTSLYGNERIGAEDTVEMRKARPLTDKWTFSTNGVSIMGRNGIPCIGFGPGAEAQAHAPNEITWKQDLVTCAAVYALLPSVYCKD, encoded by the coding sequence ATGGATTTACAAGCAATTAAACAAGCAGCAGCAACTTATGGACCAGCGATGACCAAGTTCTTACGTGAAATCGTAGCATTCCCTGGTGAAAGTGCAGAAGAAAAAGAACACGTTCAACGCATTGAAAAAGAAATGAAAGATCTTGGCTTTGACGAAGTTGAAGTAGACCCAATGGGTAACATTCTTGGTTACATGGGTACTGGTAAAACCCTAATTGCCTTCGACGCTCATATCGATACTGTAGGTATTGGTAATCGCGATAACTGGAACTTCGATCCTTATGAAGGTTTCGAAGATGAAACTAAAATCGGTGGTCGTGGTGTATCCGACCAATTAGGTGGTATCGTATCCGCTGTATACGGCGCTAAAATCATGAAAGACTTAGGTCTTTTAAGTGATAAATATCGCGTACTTGTTGTAGGTACAGTTCAAGAAGAAGACTGCGATGGCCTTTGCTGGGAATACATGATTAAAGAACGTAATATTCGTCCTGAATTCGTAGTATCCACTGAACCAACTGACGGTGGTATCTACCGTGGTCAACGTGGCCGTATGGAAATCCGCGTAGACGTACAAGGCGTATCTTGCCATGGTTCCGCTCCTGAACGCGGTGACAACGCAATCTACAAGATGGCTGACATCCTTCAAGATATCCGTGAATTGAATGCTAACTCTGCTGATGAAAGCACAAAAATTAAAGGTCTTGTTAAAATGCTTGACCCTAAATTCAATCCTGACCACTACGAAGAAGCTCGCTTCTTAGGTCGCGGTACTGTAACTACTTCCCAAATCTTCTACACTTCCCCAAGCCGTTGTGCAGTAGCTGACTCTTGCTCCGTTTCCTTAGACCGTCGTATGACAGCTGGTGAAACATGGCAATCCTGCTTGGCTGAAATCGAAGCTTTACCACATGTTAAAGAATATGGTGCAAAAGTATCCATGTACGAATATGCTCGTCCATCCTGGACTGGTTTAACATATCCAATCGAATGTTACTTCCCAACTTGGGTAATTCCTAAAGATCACAAAGTAACAGAAGCTTTGGAAGAAGCATACACTAGCTTGTATGGTAATGAACGTATCGGTGCAGAAGACACAGTTGAAATGCGTAAAGCTCGCCCATTGACTGATAAATGGACATTCTCCACAAATGGTGTATCCATCATGGGTCGTAATGGTATCCCTTGCATCGGCTTCGGTCCTGGCGCAGAAGCACAAGCTCATGCTCCTAACGAAATCACATGGAAACAAGACCTTGTAACATGTGCAGCTGTATATGCATTATTGCCATCCGTATACTGCAAAGACTAA
- a CDS encoding DUF3793 family protein, with protein sequence MQQAGTIMMNSIDHIIGYHCAPAIRGIKLSNLVSIPRDMNEQIQFVLTEYNKEFNEKGLFFFELCRCKARRLLLVFREKQLRDYVRQPAVMTFLKAYGYHDRMSIMEMLEHLRYRMEASIVFPHEIGVFLGYPLNDVKYFISRRGSGYRMCGEWKVYHDVVDAKRSFICYKACREFCQTQLMLGKTFSSLVARTA encoded by the coding sequence ATGCAACAGGCAGGTACTATTATGATGAATTCAATTGACCATATCATTGGATATCATTGTGCACCGGCAATTCGAGGGATTAAGCTTTCGAACTTGGTTTCTATTCCACGGGACATGAATGAACAAATCCAATTTGTATTGACAGAATATAACAAAGAGTTTAATGAAAAAGGTTTGTTCTTCTTTGAATTATGTCGCTGTAAAGCGCGTAGACTTTTATTGGTATTCCGTGAGAAGCAATTACGAGACTATGTACGGCAACCTGCGGTGATGACATTTTTGAAAGCCTACGGTTATCATGATCGGATGAGCATTATGGAGATGCTAGAACATCTACGATACCGTATGGAGGCGAGCATTGTTTTTCCACATGAAATCGGCGTATTTCTAGGCTATCCATTGAATGATGTGAAATACTTTATTTCCCGTCGTGGCAGTGGATATCGTATGTGTGGGGAATGGAAAGTTTACCATGACGTGGTAGATGCTAAGCGCTCTTTCATATGTTACAAAGCATGTCGTGAATTTTGTCAAACTCAATTGATGTTGGGAAAAACATTTAGTTCATTGGTCGCAAGAACGGCCTAG
- a CDS encoding glutamine--tRNA ligase/YqeY domain fusion protein has product MEHKDIEKTIAPEEVVSVNFIEAIINKDNETGKYGGRVLTRFPPEPNGYLHIGHAKSICLNFGIGKQYNGLTNLRFDDTNPAKEDVEYVNSIMEDVKWLGFDWAGEPRYASDYFGQMYEYAKKLITLGKAYVDDQTADEIKQTRGDFSTPGTNSPYRDRSVEENLKLFEEMKDGKYADGEKVLRAKIDMAHPNIVMRDPVIYRIVNAEHHNTGNEWKIYPMYDFAHPIEDAIERITHSICTLEFEVHRPLYDWVLEDWDDTEIPQQIEFARLNVTKMVMSKRKLRALVEAGLVAGWDDPRMPTISGLRRRGYTPEAIRDFCDRIGVAKADSVVDIALLEFCIREDLKLKATRPMVVIDPVKVVITNYPEGQTELCTVENNPENEELGNREVVFGREIYIERNDFMEEPVKKFFRLAPGKEVRLKGAYFITCTDVIKDENGNITEIHCTYDPETKSGSGCTRKVKGTLHWVEASTAVDIESRLYDYLLKEDSDGKDFLGDFNHESLQVFHSKGEACLSTTVPGDHFQFLRQGYFVTDKDSTPDHIVMNRIVGLRDSWAKAQKK; this is encoded by the coding sequence TTGGAACATAAAGATATTGAAAAAACTATAGCTCCTGAAGAAGTTGTATCCGTTAACTTTATCGAAGCTATCATCAACAAAGATAATGAAACTGGTAAATACGGTGGACGCGTATTAACTCGTTTCCCGCCAGAACCAAATGGTTACTTGCACATTGGTCATGCTAAATCTATCTGCCTTAACTTTGGTATTGGCAAGCAATATAATGGCTTAACAAACCTTCGTTTTGATGATACAAACCCAGCAAAAGAAGACGTTGAATACGTAAACTCCATTATGGAAGATGTAAAATGGCTCGGTTTTGATTGGGCTGGAGAGCCTCGCTATGCATCTGATTATTTCGGCCAAATGTACGAATATGCTAAGAAATTAATCACTCTTGGTAAGGCTTATGTAGATGATCAAACAGCAGATGAAATTAAACAAACACGTGGCGATTTCTCAACACCTGGTACCAATAGTCCATACCGTGACCGTAGCGTAGAAGAAAACTTGAAACTCTTCGAAGAAATGAAAGATGGTAAATACGCTGATGGTGAAAAGGTATTGCGTGCGAAAATCGACATGGCGCATCCTAATATCGTTATGCGTGACCCTGTTATCTATCGTATTGTAAATGCAGAACATCATAATACAGGTAATGAGTGGAAAATCTATCCTATGTATGATTTTGCTCATCCTATTGAAGATGCTATCGAGCGTATTACACATTCCATTTGTACTTTAGAATTTGAAGTTCACCGTCCGTTGTATGATTGGGTACTTGAAGACTGGGATGACACTGAAATTCCACAACAAATTGAGTTTGCTCGCTTAAACGTAACTAAAATGGTTATGTCCAAACGTAAATTGCGTGCTCTTGTTGAGGCAGGTCTTGTAGCTGGTTGGGATGATCCTCGTATGCCTACTATTTCTGGCTTACGTCGTCGTGGTTATACTCCAGAGGCTATTCGTGATTTCTGTGACCGCATTGGCGTAGCTAAGGCTGACAGTGTTGTTGACATTGCTTTGCTTGAGTTCTGTATCCGTGAAGATTTGAAACTCAAAGCTACACGTCCTATGGTTGTTATTGATCCTGTGAAAGTTGTTATTACAAACTATCCAGAAGGTCAAACTGAACTTTGCACCGTTGAAAATAACCCAGAAAATGAAGAGTTGGGTAACCGTGAAGTTGTATTTGGTCGTGAAATTTACATCGAACGCAATGACTTTATGGAAGAGCCAGTTAAGAAGTTCTTCCGCTTGGCACCAGGTAAAGAGGTACGCTTAAAAGGCGCATACTTCATTACATGTACTGATGTTATTAAAGACGAAAATGGCAATATTACAGAAATTCACTGTACATATGACCCAGAAACTAAGAGCGGCAGCGGTTGTACTCGTAAGGTAAAAGGTACATTACATTGGGTTGAAGCATCTACTGCTGTAGATATTGAATCTCGCTTATATGACTACTTACTAAAAGAAGATTCTGATGGTAAAGACTTCTTAGGTGACTTTAATCATGAGTCCTTACAAGTATTCCATAGTAAAGGGGAAGCATGTCTCAGTACAACTGTACCAGGAGACCATTTCCAATTCTTGCGCCAAGGTTATTTTGTAACTGATAAAGATAGCACACCAGATCATATCGTAATGAACCGTATCGTTGGTTTACGTGATAGCTGGGCTAAGGCACAAAAGAAATAA
- a CDS encoding transcriptional regulator, whose protein sequence is MSTLERLKVIAHGLAIQFGPSCEVLIHDLQGDLDTSLVYIENGTITNRHVGDGPSHVVLDVLNYDDGSEGRFGYLTKTKDGRILKSSTMYIRDDNGNVAYLLGINQDITEFVMMHRSLESLIGIGQAETGTVEKITTSVSELLDDLLLEAERLVGKPGPLMNKVERLKAISYLNEKGAFLISKSSEKIAEYFNISKFTLYSDLNTVKEES, encoded by the coding sequence ATGAGTACATTGGAACGGCTAAAAGTTATAGCCCATGGATTGGCCATACAATTCGGACCATCTTGTGAAGTGCTGATACATGACTTACAAGGTGATCTTGATACATCGCTTGTATATATAGAAAATGGTACGATAACGAATCGCCATGTTGGGGATGGTCCATCACATGTAGTTTTAGATGTACTCAACTATGATGATGGTAGTGAAGGTAGATTTGGGTATCTAACAAAAACTAAGGATGGACGGATATTAAAATCCTCTACCATGTATATCCGTGATGATAATGGCAATGTTGCATACCTATTAGGAATTAATCAGGATATCACAGAGTTTGTTATGATGCATCGATCACTTGAAAGTCTTATAGGAATAGGCCAAGCTGAGACTGGCACTGTTGAAAAAATTACTACAAGTGTATCGGAGTTATTAGATGATTTACTACTAGAAGCAGAACGGTTAGTTGGTAAACCTGGACCACTCATGAATAAAGTAGAACGGCTAAAAGCTATTAGCTACTTAAATGAAAAAGGGGCTTTTCTTATCTCTAAATCTTCAGAAAAGATTGCAGAGTATTTCAATATTTCTAAGTTTACTCTTTATAGTGATTTAAATACTGTAAAGGAAGAATCCTAG
- a CDS encoding 2-hydroxyacid dehydrogenase has protein sequence MDKKPLVVVNGLVRKDAIAYLKEHVDVRQWTEKTVMPRETLKEWLVDADGLWCVRPLDVDGDLVKNAPNLKVIAQAAVGYDNVNIDELTAAGIPYGNTPGVLNETVAELAFTLIATASRRILENANFVKEGRWAQRPSNIKGFDLSRRTLGIIGMGAIGVSISRRARAFGMTVVYHNRNQRIDDKIHKTTYMELDDLLATSDVVCVMAPLTDETYHMCDEAFFKKMKNTALFVNVGRGPIVDTDALINALQTGEIDYAALDVTDPEPLPADHPLLSVENCLIVPHIGSYTDRTRYDMSILTADNIIAGVHKKPLKTCVNEEVNYKKSEMDVESALEELKKAGVDLADFD, from the coding sequence AAAGAGCATGTAGATGTGCGTCAATGGACAGAAAAGACAGTAATGCCTCGTGAGACATTGAAGGAATGGCTCGTTGATGCAGATGGGCTATGGTGTGTAAGACCTTTAGATGTAGATGGAGATCTCGTTAAAAATGCACCGAATTTAAAGGTTATTGCTCAGGCTGCCGTAGGTTATGACAATGTAAATATTGATGAGTTAACAGCAGCGGGCATTCCTTATGGCAATACGCCGGGTGTTCTCAACGAAACTGTAGCAGAACTTGCTTTTACATTAATCGCCACTGCTAGTCGCCGTATTTTAGAAAATGCTAATTTCGTAAAGGAAGGACGCTGGGCTCAAAGACCATCTAATATTAAGGGCTTTGATTTAAGTCGTCGTACCCTTGGCATTATTGGTATGGGCGCTATTGGTGTATCTATTTCTCGTCGTGCTCGTGCCTTTGGCATGACTGTTGTATATCATAATCGTAACCAGCGTATAGATGATAAAATCCATAAGACTACGTATATGGAGCTAGATGATTTGTTGGCTACTAGTGATGTGGTTTGTGTAATGGCTCCATTAACAGATGAAACCTATCACATGTGCGATGAGGCATTCTTCAAGAAGATGAAAAATACAGCTTTATTTGTAAATGTAGGCCGTGGACCTATCGTTGATACAGATGCTCTCATTAATGCCTTACAAACAGGTGAAATTGATTATGCGGCACTCGATGTAACTGATCCAGAACCATTACCAGCCGATCACCCACTATTAAGTGTTGAAAACTGTCTTATCGTACCACATATTGGTTCCTATACTGACCGCACGCGTTATGATATGTCTATTTTGACTGCCGATAATATTATTGCTGGTGTTCATAAGAAGCCATTAAAAACTTGTGTTAATGAAGAGGTTAACTATAAAAAATCAGAAATGGATGTAGAATCTGCTTTAGAAGAGCTTAAAAAAGCAGGCGTTGATTTAGCTGATTTCGACTAA
- a CDS encoding flavodoxin: MIGVIYWSGTGNTEQMAQAVAEGIKAAGQEVEVKSVSEVSVDDAAAYEKLALGCADMGAEQLEEGEFEPFYTELEAKLGGKKVAIFGSYGWGGTWLEDWGTRIKDAGGELVADGVAILGEPDDDGKAQCEELGKTLANA, translated from the coding sequence ATGATTGGTGTAATTTATTGGTCCGGTACAGGCAATACAGAACAAATGGCTCAAGCAGTAGCAGAAGGTATCAAAGCTGCAGGTCAAGAAGTTGAAGTAAAATCTGTTTCTGAAGTATCTGTAGATGACGCAGCAGCTTATGAAAAATTAGCTCTTGGCTGTGCTGATATGGGTGCAGAACAATTAGAAGAAGGCGAATTTGAACCATTCTACACTGAATTAGAAGCTAAATTGGGTGGCAAAAAAGTAGCAATCTTTGGCTCCTATGGCTGGGGTGGTACTTGGTTGGAAGACTGGGGTACACGCATTAAAGATGCTGGCGGCGAATTAGTAGCTGATGGCGTAGCTATCTTGGGTGAACCTGATGATGATGGCAAAGCACAATGTGAAGAATTGGGTAAAACATTAGCAAACGCATAA